A single Entelurus aequoreus isolate RoL-2023_Sb linkage group LG11, RoL_Eaeq_v1.1, whole genome shotgun sequence DNA region contains:
- the arhgef5 gene encoding trichohyalin isoform X2, with the protein MGTKRPSCTLFDTFSNRTTSDRKLQPGGRHSRDPSPRPAMTAQSERESNREEARRRDREVVKMRDKTRYKDTDPRERYYERDRGPPRGPREAEREWREKRQDGDKRNGRPLSHAEREFEKERGTKKGDTFPRMRRRSGERDEGREHTRPRRMETDGRRRERVRERDTKEEKSRQRYQVGDGRARVSSPCGRRDRESHPDRRTHQRGVGTRSEGDSDEREKRRERARHRREREELTYQHSRSEGDYIGHRQADRPRRREEREPYGDRRGWSSDRRENEPRKERPRQEREADPRWKEAASRAPQRAQSSGEWSSDMDNDSHRRRAGRDDYEGEVGSERGERKSPQSAKRSEREQRRMWLEPRRGKNSKDSSLEDDLDSERREGEDEGGRLESWRREYRRSKDGEKVRGGEEVQKREKEWKETEDKSEESEGGSEAGCRQDRDRVFAAEDGFVTVSSGDEDEREEFVDCQDFLEGGDGGDDASRTREDSANEEEQGGREKGPKYVFCVIGQNKPEGTSPSQDEERDLSHSGDDESLRLRGSDEDLVDRETDRDDNRCEETPDAGHQDPRMRARKPEHPYAEIGPLKRDSQTEKLLMEWRERNKEIAEMDPLPRNPYADVYSQVTFEQILPALEGFNIEAMSPEQKEAIRIRMSGAWSMSEEPKRHSQAPHLKWAKSVVREILGHSGEEALDDSAGRDRPQPEETQADEVTRGTAEMHLDSSQSEEEEGPRGTGHSQQDMHADPLSAMHADTPAHTHHHTLIDTQRTEDHSTAADKDAEPPPGLIVVDVKMPEEADDEIREKEREASRQKEVEMYLSVSNTLYKPSSCPILNYETQPDLLVPSTEGRDEEEKEAEREEGQDGGGEGGLASESDEDSTDAAAARKPGGGTLASSCSFRDLGAEARLRRRGIRKTAERRKKELVEVEEEEGVARDRRTRVFSTTDDEDDRSKSWGEVELRNVLDTIGRRKRNSKFFNAAQLYQQYSEAAQNFEILSQSRSSDVISVSGENSSSPAPSPPPACRPLPPLPAVPHPHSLAHSESITSIRSLPLPDRPKYEGRPSSPRLSISLTQSSTLWRELPGVRNSRELEDLTEDERRLQEVRFEVLTSEASYCRSLDIVVEHFVKSKQLGALLATQDRNWLFSRLADVRAISHSFLSKLEERLESDIISFTVCDIIARHCQRFKMVYVPYLTNQSYQDATYQRLMNENPGFKRIVEKLERSPVCQRLPLRSFLVLPFQRITRIKLLVQNIVKRTTPGTADATQAIKALKLLEKLIQESNDSITQMKSIESLVSLSAKVDFECRTLPLISQSRRLVREGPVTELMDFSLKETERNIYMHLFNDYLLLSQQKEGGKFTVIDHAPVAELRAENCRVKLHSLQKNLFRLHMLNKSLLLRTDTQSDKLRWISALSRPHPEIDFSSAQDFPQMQCIRAFVAQQPDELSLEKADIILVHQQSSDHWVEGTRLSDRHRGWVPELHLELINNFRVRQRNLSDALKLTTATAAV; encoded by the exons ATGGGGACCAAAAGGCCAAGCTGCACCCTCTTTGACACTTTTTCAAACCGGACCACATCTGATAGAAAGCTTCAGCCCGGTGGAAGACACTCCAGGGACCCCAGTCCCAGACCGGCCATGACCGCCCAGTCCGAGCGGGAGAGCAACCGAGAAGAAGCGCGACGGCGGGATCGGGAAGTGGTGAAAATGAGAGACAAGACCAGGTACAAAGATACCGACCCCCGGGAGAGGTACTATGAGCGAGACCGAGGCCCCCCGCGCGGGCCGAGGGAGGCTGAGCGGGAGTGGAGGGAAAAGAGGCAAGATGGTGACAAGAGGAACGGAAGGCCTCTGTCCCATGCGGAACGGGAGTTTGAGAAGGAGCGGGGGACGAAGAAGGGAGACACGTTTCCCAGGATGCGACGAAGAAGCGGTGAAAGGGATGAAGGCCGCGAGCACACCCGGCCGAGAAGGATGGAGACTGACGGCCGGAGGCGGGAAAGAGTGCGAGAAAGGGACACGAAAGAAGAGAAATCCAGGCAAAGATATCAGGTGGGAGACGGGCGAGCCAGGGTGTCCTCCCCATGCGGTCGTAGGGACAGGGAGTCTCATCCGGATAGGAGGACCCACCAGAGAGGTGTGGGGACGAGGAGTGAGGGGGACAGTGACGAGCGGGAGAAGAGGCGAGAAAGAGCGAGGCACAGGAGAGAGCGGGAGGAGTTGACCTATCAACACAGCAGGAGCGAGGGGGACTACATTGGACACAGACAAGCAGACAGACCCAGGAGGCGGGAGGAGAGGGAGCCATATGGGGACCGGAGAGGCTGGTCGAGCGACAGGAGAGAGAACGAACCCAGGAAGGAAAGGCCAAGACAGGAAAGAGAGGCTGACCCTAGGTGGAAGGAGGCGGCCTCTAGGGCGCCGCAGAGAGCTCAGAGCAGCGGAGAGTGGAGCAGCGACATGGACAATGATAGCCACAGACGCAGGGCGGGAAGAGACGACTATGAAGGGGAAGTGGGGAGCGAGCGGGGCGAGAGGAAAAGTCCTCAGAGCGCAAAGAGAAGCGAGAGAGAGCAGAGACGGATGTGGTTAGAACCACGAAGGGGCAAGAATAGCAAAGACTCCTCACTGGAGGACGACTTAGACAGCGAGCGCAGGGAGGGGGAAGACGAGGGTGGGCGCCTCGAAAGTTGGAGACGTGAGTACAGGAGGAGCAAAGACGGAGAGAAAGTACGCGGAGGGGAGGAGGTCCAGAAGCGTGAAAAAGAGTGGAAGGAGACGGAGGACAAGAGCGAGGAGAGCGAAGGAGGAAGTGAGGCAGGGTGCAGGCAAGATAGAGACCGAGTGTTCGCGGCGGAGGACGGCTTTGTCACCGTGTCCAGCGGCGACGAGGACGAGCGAGAGGAGTTTGTGGACTGTCAGGACTTTTTGGAGGGCGGGGATGGGGGCGACGACGCCTCCCGGACGAGGGAGGACAGTGCTAATGAGGAGGAGCAAGGAGGGAGGGAGAAGGGGCCCAAGTACGTCTTCTGTGTCATCGGGCAAAACAAGCCTGAGGGGACGTCACCGTCACAAGACGAGGAAAGAGACCTGTCTCATAGCGGAGATGATGAATCCCTGCGCCTGAGGGGGAGTGATGAAGATCTAGTGGACAGGGAGACGGACAGGGACGACAACAGGTGCGAGGAGACGCCTGACGCTGGACATCAGGATCCCAGAATGAGAGCGAGGAAACCGGAGCATCCGTACGCCGAGATCGGGCCCTTGAAAAGAGACTCTCAGACTGAAAAGCTCCTCATGGAGTGGAGGGAGAGGAATAAAGAAATAGCCGAAATGGATCCTCTTCCAAGGAATCCTTACGCCGACGTTTACTCTCAGGTGACTTTTGAGCAAATCCTCCCCGCCTTGGAGGGGTTTAACATCGAAGCCATGAGCCCGGAGCAGAAGGAGGCCATTCGGATCCGAATGAGCGGCGCCTGGAGCATGTCTGAGGAGCCTAAGCGCCATTCCCAAGCCCCTCATCTTAAGTGGGCTAAAAGTGTGGTGAGGGAGATCCTCGGACACTCGGGGGAGGAGGCGTTAGACGACTCGGCGGGACGAGACCGCCCGCAGCCCGAGGAGACGCAGGCGGACGAGGTCACGCGGGGGACCGCCGAGATGCACCTGGATAGCTCGCAGTCAGAGGAGGAAGAGGGTCCGAGAGGTACGGGGCACAGCCAACAAGACATGCATGCTGACCCTCTCTCAGCCATGCATGCTGacacacctgcacacactcaCCATCACACACTGATAGACACACAGAGGACGGAGGATCACAGCACGGCGGCGGATAAAGACGCCGAACCCCCGCCTGGTCTCATAGTGGTAGACGTGAAAATGCCCGAGGAGGCAGACGATGAGattagagagaaagagagagaagcGAGCAGACAGAAGGAAGTGGAGATGTATTTGTCTGTGAGCAACACGCTCTATAAGCCCAGCAGCTGCCCCATACTCAACTACGAGACTCAGCCGGACCTCCTCGTCCCCTCCACGGAGGGCCGTgacgaggaggagaaggaggcagAAAGAGAAGAAGGTCAGGACGGAGGCGGGGAGGGTGGTTTAGCGTCGGAATCCGACGAGGATAGCACAGACGCAGCAGCGGCCAGGAAACCGGGAGGCGGGACTCTCGCGAGCTCCTGCAGCTTCCGGGACCTGGGCGCCGAGGCTCGTTTGAGGAGACGGGGGATCCGTAAAACCGCAGAGAGAAGGAAGAAGGAGCTTGTAGAGGTGGAAGAGGAGGAAGGTGTTGCGAGGGATCGCAGAACTCGAGTATTCTCTacaacag ACGATGAGGACGATCGCTCTAAAAGCTGGGGAGAGGTGGAGCTAAG GAATGTTCTGGACACAATCGGAAGGAGAAAAAGGAACTCAAAGTTTTTCA ATGCGGCCCAACTCTACCAGCAGTACAGCGAGGCGGCCCAGAACTTTGAGATCCTGAGCCAGTCCCGCTCTTCCGACGTCATCTCGGTCAGCGGGGAAAATTCGTCCTCCCCTGCGCCGTCGCCGCCTCCCGCCTGCAGGCCTCTCCCGCCGCTGCCCGCCGTCCCGCACCCGCACTCCTTGGCCCACTCCGAGTCCATCACCAGCATCAGAAGCTTGCCTCTGCCCGATCGGCCCAAATATGAAGGCAGGCCTTCGTCCCCGCGGCTCTCCATCTCGCTCACGCAGTCGTCCACGCTGTGGCGAGAGCTGCCCGGCGTCCGCAACAGCAGAGAGCTGGAGGACCTCACAGAGGACGAGAGGCGTCTGCAGGAG GTGCGGTTTGAAGTCCTGACCTCTGAGGCGTCCTACTGCCGCAGTCTGGACATCGTCGTCGAGCATTTTGTTAAGTCTAAACAGCTGGGGGCACTGTTGGCCACCCAAGATCGGAACTGGCTGTTTTCCCGTCTGGCAGACGTCCGTGCTATCAGCCACAG CTTCTTATCAAAGCTGGAGGAGCGTCTGGAGTCGGACATCATATCATTTACCGTGTGTGACATCATCGCTCGCCACTGTCAGCGCTTCAAGATGGTTTATGTACCCTACCTCACCAACCAGTCCTACCAGGACGCCACCTACCAGAGACTCAT GAATGAGAATCCCGGCTTCAAACGCATCGTGGAGAAGTTAGAGAGGAGTCCTGTTTGTCAAAGACTTCCCCTTCGTTCCTTCCTCGTCCTCCCATTCCAAAGAATTACAAGAATTAAGCTGCTGGTCCAG AACATTGTGAAGAGAACAACCCCTGGTACTGCAGATGCGACGCAGGCCATTAAAGCTTTGAAGCTTCTAGAAAAG CTGATCCAAGAGAGCAACGACAGCATCACTCAGATGAAAAGTATCGAGTCGCTGGTGTCGCTCAGTGCCAAGGTGGACTTTGAGTGCAGG ACTCTTCCTCTCATCAGTCAGTCTCGGAGGTTGGTGCGAGAGGGACCCGTCACCGAACTGATGGACTTCTCCCTCAAGGAAACCGAGAGGAATATTTACATGCACCTATTTAACGACTACCTGCTGCTCTCGCAACAAAAAGA AGGGGGCAAGTTCACGGTGATAGACCACGCCCCCGTGGCAGAGCTGCGTGCAGAGAATTGCCGCGTCAAACTTCATTCCCTGCAGAAGAACCTGTTCCGGCTGCACATGTTGAACAAGTCGCTGCTGCTGAGGACCGACACACA gAGTGATAAGCTACGTTGGATATCCGCCCTTTCCCGACCTCATCCTGAGATAGATTTTTCTTCTGCACAAG